tgtgtgtgagtgtgagagtgtgtgaaagtgtgagtatgtgtgtgagtgtgagggtgTTTTGCATATGTGTGCttttgagagtgtgtgagtgtatgtgtgagtgtgagtgggtgtgtgattgtgtgtgagtatgtatgtgtgggagtgtggaaagtgtgtgtgagtgtatgggtgagtatgtgtgagtgtgtgtgagtgtgtgtgaatatgtgtttgtgtgagggtgtgtgttgagtgtgagtatgtgtgtgagtgtgtgtgtgcatgtgagagtaTGCGAGTaagattgagtgtgtgtgtgcatgtgaaagtgtgtgagagtgtgtgagagtatgtgtgtgtgaaagggTGTATGAGTGTgcttgtgtgtgagtgtttgagtATGTATTTGAGTGAAAGTGTGTGTaaatgtgagtgtgtgcatgtgtgagtgggtGTTTGATTGTGTGTAAATGAATAGGTGTCTGTGAGAGTGTATgtctgagcatgtgtgtgtgagtttatgtgtgtgagtgtgagcatgtgtgtatgtgggtatgtgagagtgtgtgtgtgagagtgtgtgtgtgaatgtgagtgaatgtgtgagtatgtgtgtgtgagagggtgtagGAGTATGTATGTTTAAGTGTTTGTGAGTATGTGTGTAAGTGTGAGTAtgtgtgaatgtgagtgtgtgtgaatatgtgtgtgagtgggtgtatgATTGTGTGTAAATGAGtaggtgtgtatatgtgtgtgagtacATGTCTGTGAGAGTGTATATCTGAGCATGTCTGTGTGAGCTAGTGTGAGAGTAAGTGTGagtttatgtgtgtgagtgtgtgtgagcatgtgtttgtgtatgtgggtatgtgagagtgtgtgtgtgagtgtgagtgaatgtgtgagtatgtgtgtgtgtgtgaggctgTAGGAGTATTTGTgtaagtgtgagtgagtgtgggtgcaCATGTATGTGCACATGTgcgattgtgtgtgagtgtgtgagaatgAGTAGGTGAGTGTGAGtacgtgtgtgtgagagtgtatgtgtgagcatgtgtgagtgagagtgtgtgtgagtgggtgtgtgagttggtgtgtaagtgaatgtttgtgtgcatgtgagactgtgagtgtatgtgtgagtatgagtgggtgtgagtatgtatgtgtgagtgtgcatgtgtgcttgtgtgagtgtgcatgtgtgcttGTGTAAGTGTgcttgtgtgagtgtgcatgtgtgcttgtgtgagtgtgcatgtgtgcttgtgtgagtgggtgtgtgagtatgtatgtttgtgtttgtgagtatgtgtgtaagtgtgagtgtgtgtgtgaatgtgagtgtgtgtgaacatgtgtgggtgtgtgagtgggtgtgtgcatgggtgtgagtatgtatgtgtgagtgtgcatgtgtgcttgtgtgagtgggtgtgtgtgagtgtgcacatgtGCTTGTGTGATTGGGTGTGTGCAAGTGTATGAGTGGGTGTGAGTCCATGTGTacatgtgagtgagtgtgtgtgaatgtgtgtgagtacATGTATGAGTGAGTGTATATGTGAGCATGTGGGTTTGTGagagtgtgagtatgtgtgtgagtgtgtgtgcgtatgagtaagtgtgtgtgagtgttcatATGTGCTTATGtgagtgtgtaggtgtgtgtgagtgagtttgtgtaagtatgtgtgtaaatgtgtgtgcaTACGAGagtaagtgtgtgtgagtgtgtgtgtgcttgtgtgagtgtgtaggtgtgtgtgtgagtgaggttgtgtgtgagtgtttgtgtgtgagtctgtgatagtgtgtgagtgtgaatatgcatcagagtgtgtgtgagtgtgagtgggtgtgagtctgtgtgcatgtgtgagtgagattgtgtgtgattgtgtgaatGAGtaggtgcatgtgtgtatgtgtgtgaatacACGTGTGAGTGAGTGTATATGTTTGTGAACTTGCGTGAGTGTGAGTTTGtacttgtgtgtgtgagtgggtgtgtgaatgtctgtgagtgtgtgtgagtgtatgtgtgtgaacaTGTGTttttgtgagtgagtgtgagtgtgtgtgaatacGCATTTGTGTGAGTAtacatgtgtgagagtgtgtgcatgtgtgtgaattagtgtgagtgtgagtttgtaAGTGTGTGTGAACAAgtgcgagagtgagtgtgtgtcagtggttgtgtaaatgtgtgtgagtgtgtttttgTGAGTGTATGGGTGTGATTGaatatgtgtttgtgtgggtgagtgtgagtatgggtgtgtgagagggtgtatgagtgtgtgtgtgagagagtgtttgTGAGTATGCgtttgagtgtgagtgtgtatgcacatgtgagtgagtgtgaatttgtgtgtgcatgtttgtgagtatgtgtgtgagtgtgcgcgagtatatgtgtgtgtgaatgggtgttattgtgtgtgtgagtgtgagtgtgtgtgtgcatgtaagagtgtgtgcatgtgagtgggtgtgtgagtgtgaatgtgtTTGAGaaggtgtgtttgtgtatgtgtgattttgagagtgagtgtgagtgtatgtgtgagtgtgagtgggtgtgtgagtggacaTGTGTGAGTGTCAGTGGGaatatgtttgtgtgagtgtacttgcatgtgagagtgtgtgagtatgtgtgttagagtgtgtatatgtgtgtgagtgttgtgaatatgtgtttgtgtgagtatgtgtctgagtgtgcatgtgcatgagagagtatgagtgagtgtgagtgcgtgtgggtgcatgtgaaaatgtgtgagtgtgtgtgcttgtgagtgtgtgtttttgagtatgtgtgtgtggttgagtgtgtgtgtgcacatgtgagtgtgagtgggtgtatgtgtgtgtgagtacgTGTGTGAGAATGTATGTCTGagcatgtgtgtttgtgagatAGTGTGAGAGTGAATGTGAGTttatgtatgtgtgagtgtgaatgtgtgtgagagagagtgtttatgagtgtgtgtgcatgtgtttgtgagtatgtgtgtgtgattgtatgtgggtgagtgagagtgtgtgagtctgtgtggatGTGCGAGTATGTGTGTATGAGAGGGTGTATGTGTGTTTTTTAAGTGTTTGTGAGTGCTTGTgaatgtgtgtgcacatgtgtgtgaatgtgtgtgtgagtgtgtgtgaattagtaggtgagtatgtgtgt
The Narcine bancroftii isolate sNarBan1 chromosome 1, sNarBan1.hap1, whole genome shotgun sequence genome window above contains:
- the LOC138754783 gene encoding LIM domain-containing protein A-like; this encodes MDQAPPGRLPITLRDISYIRPPVPPPRKLIQQQKADTSFVDLADKAITEQEIEEMAHGYYLKGELLMRKWRPLDIPANEECEWWGSRYECGSSRTYILTHVLTHTYTHSHSHVHTHTQPHTHTQKHTLTSTHTHTFSHAPTRTHTHSYSLMHMHTQTHTHTNTYSHIHTHTHAHTHSHTHTCSHTLTFTHTLTLTHILTNTNIHTHTPTHTSTHAHSHKHTCTLTQAHLHKHTCTLTQAHMHTHTYILTPTHTHTHTHTFTHIHTHTLTHTLSHTHIHTCSHSHT